In the genome of Natronomonas salina, the window CCAGACGTACGGGCTCTCGGTGACGGCCGCCTCGACGTTCACGCTGCTCGGCAGCGCCGGCCTCCTGCTGGGCCCGCCCTCCATCGGCGCGGTCTCGGACCGCCTCGGCAGCCGGACCCGGCTGATCGTCCTCGGGATGGGGTCGTACGCCACTGCGCTCGCCGTCCTCGCGGCTACCGGCGACCCGCCGCTGCCGGTCGTCGCCGTCGTCCTCTTCGCGACGGGCGCCCTGGCGGGCGCGTACGCGCTCACCTACGCCGTGGTGAAGGAGCGGCACGCGAACGCCGCCTCCGGCGTCTCGACGGGCACCGTCAACACGATGGCGTTCACGGGCGCGGCGGTCATGCCGACGCTGATGGGGTACGTCCTCGACGCCTACTGGACCGGCGAGACCATCGGCGGCGCCCGCGTCTACACGGAGTTCGGCTACCGCGTCGCGTTCTCGCTGGCCGCGGCCGCCGGATTCGGCGCCTTCCTGGCGGCCGTCTGGCTGCACCTGCGGACGGACGACGCGATCGCGTAGCCGGGCCCCGACCGAGCAAGCGGCCAATCGGACTCCGAGCGAGCGCCTCAAGTGTCCCGACCACTACTCTCGGACAATGAGCGACACCGGGCCACTCCAGCCTGACCGACCGGACCTCGACCGCCCGCTCGAGGTCGACGCGCCGTTCGAGCCGGCGGGCGACCAGCCGGAGGCCATCCGGCAACTCGTCGAGGGGTACGAGCGCGGCGCCGAGAAGCAGACGCTCCTGGGGGTCACGGGGTCGGGGAAGACCAACACCGTCTCGTGGGTCGTCGAGGAGCTCCAGCAGCCGACCCTCGTTCTGGCGCACAACAAGACCCTCGCCGCCCAGCTCTACGAGGAGTTCCGCAACCTCTTCCCGAACAACGCCGTCGAGTACTTCGTCTCCTACTACGACTACTACCAGCCGGAGGCGTACGTCGAGCAGACCGACACCTACATCGACAAGGACATGTCGATCAACGAGGAGATCGAGCGGCTCCGCCACTCCGCGACCCGCTCGCTGCTGACCCGCGACGACGTCATCGTCGTCGCCTCCGTCTCGGCCATCTACGGGCTGGGGGATCCGACGAACTACGAGGGGATGGCCCTCCGGCTCGAGCAGGGGCAGTCGTTCGACCGCGAGGACCTCCTGAAGCAGCTGGTCGACCTGAACTACGAGCGCAACGACGTCGACTTCCAGCAGGGCACCTTCCGCGTGCGCGGCGACACCGTCGAGATCTACCCGATGTACGGCCGGCGGGCCCTGCGGGTGGAGTTCTGGGGCGACGAGATCGACCGCATCATGAAGGTCGACGTGCTGAACGGCGAGGTGGTCTCCGAGGAGCCCGCCGCCCTCGTCCACCCAGCGGAGCACTACTCCATCCCAGAGACGAAGCTCGAGCAGGCCATCTCCGAGATCGAGGAACTGATGGAGCGCCGGGTGAGCTACTTCGAGCGGCAGGGCGACCTCGTCGCCGCCCAGCGCATCGAGGAGCGCACCACCTTCGACATCGAGATGCTCCGGGAGACGGGCTACTGCTCGGGCATCGAGAACTACTCGGTGCACATGTCCGACCGCGACTCCGGCGACCCGCCGTACACGCTCATCGACTACTTCCCGGACGACTTCCTCACCGTCGTCGACGAGTCGCACGTCACCATCCCGCAGATCAAGGGCCAGTACATGGGCGACAAGTCCCGGAAGGACTCGCTGGTCGAGAACGGCTTCCGGCTGCCGACCGCCTACGACAACCGGCCGCTGACCTTCGAGGAGTTCGAGGAGAAGACCGACCGCACCCTCTACGTGAGCGCGACGCCGGGCGACTACGAGCGCGAGCACTCCGAGCAGATCGTCGAGCAGATCGTCCGGCCGACGTACCTCGTCGACCCCGAGGTCGAGGTCGCCTCCGCGGAGGGCCAGGTCGAGGACCTGATGGACCGCATCGAGAACATGCCCGACGAGGAGCGCGTCCTCGTGACGACGCTGACCAAGCGGATGGCCGAGGACCTCACCGAGTACCTCGAGGGCGCCGGCGTCGACGTCGCGTACATGCACGACGAGACCGACACCCTCGAGCGCCACGAGCTCATCCGGGCGCTCCGGCTCGGCGAGATCCAGGTGCTCGTCGGCATCAACCTCCTCCGGGAGGGCCTCGACATCCCCGAGGTGAGCCTGGTTGCCATCCTCGACGCTGACCAGGAGGGCTTCCTCCGCTCCGAGACCACGCTCATCCAGACGATGGGGCGGGCGGCCCGGAACGTCAACGGTCGGGTCGTCCTCTACGCCGACGACGAGACCGACTCGATGCGGTCGGCCATCGACGAGACCCGCCGCCGTCGCCGGATTCAGACGGAGTTCAACGAGGAGCACGGCCACGAGCCCCGGACCATCGAGAAGGAGGTCGGCGAGACGAACCTGCCGGGGTCGAAGACCGAGACCGGCGAGGTCTCCGGCGTCGAGGCCGACGACCTCGACGAGGCCGAGGAGCTCATCGAGCGCCTCGAGCGACGGATGGAGGAGGCCGCCGACAACCTGGAGTTCGAACTGGCCGCCGACATCCGCGACCGCATCCGCCAGGTCCGGGAGTCGTTCGACGAACTGGCCGACCCCGACGACGGCGTCCCGACGCCCGACGACGAGATCTGACCCGCCCCGACGCCGTCCGCTTTTATTGCCGCCGCGAGTGACACCCACCTATGGCCGTCCGCGCCTACCTGCGCTCGCCCGCCGCCATCGCCTGGACGCTGCTCGGCGCCGCCGCGGTCGGCGCCGTCTGCGGCCTGGGCTGGCTGGCCCTGGCGGCGGTCCGGTCGAGCAACCTCGGCGGGAACTCCCTGGCCACGGGCGGCATCGCGGAGCTTCTCTACGTCGCCGTCCTCCTGGTGGTGCTCGCCGTCCTCGCGGTCGTCTGGCTCCCCTTCGACGCCGGCATCGCCCACGCCGTCGGTCGGCGGGCCCGCGGCGACCGCGTCTCCTTCCGCCGGTCGGTCGCCGCGGTGCGCACCAGCGGCCGGTCGCTCGCCCGCTGGCTGAAGACCCGCGCCGCCGTCGGCCCCCTCGCCGCGCGCGTCCTCACCGAGGACGACGTCGCCCCCAACGAGGTCGTCGTCGGCTGCCAGAAGTTCGTCGTCCCGGCGCTGCTGCTGGACGCGCCCGCCACGCTCCCGCGGGCGGTCGAGCGCGCCAATCGCGTGACGCCGCAGCCGGGGCACGAGCGCCTGCTCGTCGGCTGTCTCGGCGCGACGGGCCTCCTCGCCGCCGCGCTGGTCTTCGGCCCGGCAGGTTCGCCCGCCCCCATCGCCGCCGTCGCGTCGCCGCTGGCGGCCGGCGTCGTCGTCCTGGGCGCCGTCGTCACGGCCGCGCTGAGCGCCGCCTGGCGGGCGTCGGTGTACGCCTCGCAGGACCTCTCCGAGGGGTTCTCCCGGTAGCGGCTGCCGGGGGCGGCGGGCCGACCCGCACGGAACCGGACGTTTTGTGACCCCGGGCGACGCAGCTACGGTATGCTCATCGCCTTCGACTTCGACGGGACGCTCTCCGACTCGGAGATGACGGTCCTGCTGGGGGAGGAAGCCGGCGTCGCCGACGAGATCGACGAGATCACCGAGCGCGCGATGAACGACGAGATCTCCTACGCCGAGAGCCTCTACGAGCGCGCCGAGCTGCTCGACGGCCTCGAGGACGACGACGTCGAGGCGGCCTTCGACCGCGTGGAACTGCGCGAGGGCGCCGCCGACGTCATCCGGGCGCTCGACGACGCGGGCAACCACGTCGCCATCCTCACCGGCGGCTTCGACCGCGGCGTCTCGATGGCCCTCGAGAAGGAGGACGTCTACGTCGACACCATCGTCGCCAACCGCCTGCCGATGCGCAACGGCAAGCTGACCGGCGAGGCCGAGGGCCCGCTCATCGAGGGCACGAAGGACGAGGCGCTGAAGGACCTCTCGGAGGAGGTCGGCATCGGGATGTCCGAGACCGTCGCCATCGGTGACGGCGCCAACGACCTCCCGATGCTCGAGGTCGCCGACCTCGCGATCGGCTACGAGCCGAAGCCGGCCGTCGAACCGCACTGCGACGTCGTCGTCACGTCGATGGCGGAACTGCAGGACCTCCTCGAGGAGCGGAACGTCGTATAACGGCTCCAGAAGCCGACCTCTTTCGGGTCCCCACCGGCCGAGCGTTTATATTCGAAGACGGGACGAGACGCCCCGTGACGTGAGACCCGTCCGGCGGCCGGTCGAGGTGGGTGTGCGGAGTGCCGCCGTCGGACAGCTATACGCTCCGCCTGTTCGCACGAACCGGCAGCCCCGTGGTCGCCGGCGTCAGGTCGCCTCGTCGATCGCCGCGTCCAGGTCGGCGATGATGCGGTCGGTGTCCTCCAGGCCGACCGAGAGGCGGACGAGGTCGTCGGTGACGCCGCTGGCCTGCTTCTCCTCGTCGGTGAGCTGCTGGTGGGTCGTCGACCCGGGGTGGATGATGAGCGTCTTCGCGTCCCCGACGTTCGCCAGCAGGCTGGCCAGCTCCGTCGACTCGACGGTCTTGCGGGCGGCGTCGTAGCCCGCCTCCAGTCCGAAGGTGATCATCCCGCCGTAGCCGCCGTCGAGGTACTGGCTTGCGGTGTCGTGCGTCTCGTGGCTGTCGAGGCCGGGGTAGGTGACCCAGGAGACCTCGGGGTGGTCGTCGAGGTACTCGGCGACGGCCTGGGCGTTCTCGCAGTGCCGCTCCATCCGCATCGGCAGCGTCTCCAGCCCCTGGACCGTGGTCCAGGCGTCGAACGGCGCCTGCTGGTTGCCGAGGTCGCGCAGCCCGCGGGTCCGGGCCGCGTAGGCGAAGGCGGCCTCGCCGAACGTCTCCTCGAAGTTGATCCCGTGGTAGGCGGGGTTCGGCTTGGCGACCTCCGGGAACCGGTCGGCGTGCTTCCCCCAGGGGAACGAGCCGCCGTCGATCAGGACGCCGCCGATGGTCGTCCCGGAGCCGTGGATCCACTTCGTCGTGGAGTTCCACACGAGGTCGGCGCCGTGCTCGAGCGGTCGGCAGAGCGCGGGCGTCGCGAACGTGTTGTCGACGAACAGCGGGACGCCGTTGTCGTGGGCGATGTCGGCCAGGCGCTCGAGGTCCGGCGTCACGAGCGCCGGGTTGCCGATGGTCTCGCAGTGGACGAAGGCGGTGTCCTCGTCGATGGCCTCCTCGTAGGCGTCGTAGTCGAGGGTGTCGACGAACCGCGTCTCGACGCCGCGGCGCTCGACGGTGTGGGTGAGGTAGGTGTAGGTGCCGCCGTACAGCGACGACGCCGAGACGATGTTGTCGCCGGCGGAGGCGAGGATGAACGTCGCGAGGTCGAACGACGCCATCCCCGAGGACGTCGCCAGCGCCGCGACGCCGCCCTCGAGGGTCGCCATCCGCTGTTCGAGCACGGCGTTCGTCGGGTTCATGATCCGCGAGTAGATGTTGCCGGCCTCCTGCAGGCCGAAGAGGTCGGCGGCGTGCTCGGCGTCCTCGAACTCGTAGGACGTGGTCTGGTAGATCGGCGGTGCCCGGGCGCCGGTCGTCGGGTCGGCCTCCTGGCCGGCGTGCAGCGAGTCGGTGTACAGGTCGTCGCGGTCGAACATGCTGTGGTAAATCCCGTCGCTGAACCCCATAAAACCACCCCCGAACCGAAAAGCGCGTCCGGCGGCGGGCCGCCCTCAGTCCGAGAAGAGGCTCGTGTGGACGGGGGCGAACTCGTCGCCGGCGTCCTCGTCGGCTGCCGTGTCCGAGACGGCCTTGCCGGCGACGCCCGAGTCGAGGAAGTCCGCCAGCGGCGGCCCGACGCGGTCCGGCTCGACGAGGAACGCGTCGTGGCCGTGGTCGGAGTCGACGACGTGGTGGGCCGTCCGGGCGTCGGTCGCCCGGAACGCCTCGGCCAGCCGCTCTGACTGCGCGACGGTGAAGTGCCAGTCGCCGGTGAAGGAGAGGAGCAGCGCCTCGCCGTCGTAGGCCGCCAGCGCGTCCGCGTCGTCCTCGTAGCCCGACGCGAGGTCGTAGTTGTCCATCGCGCGCGTCAGGTAGAGGTAGGAGTTGGCGTCGAACCGCTCGGCGAACTTCTCGCCCTGGTAGTCGAGGTACGACTCGACCTCCCGGTAGGGGAAGAAGCCCGCTGCGGGGTCGGTCGGGAAGGCGTCCCGGCCGGCGTCCATCCCGGCCGAACGCCGCCCGAACTTGTCCTCCATCGACGACTTCGAGAGGTACATGACGTGGCCGATCTGGCGGGCCAGCGACAGCCCCTCCGTCGGGTGGTCGTCGCCGTAGTAGTCGCCGCCGTTCCAGTTCGGGTCGGTGGTGATCGAGCGGCGGGCGATGGCGTCCAGCGCGAGGCACTGCGGGTCGAGGCGGGCGGCCGCGGCGATGACGATGACGCGGTCGGCGTGGTCGGGGTGGCGCTTCGCCCAGTCGAGGACGTTCATCCCGCCGACGCTGCCGCCGACGACGGCGTGGAGGTGCGGGACGCCGAGTTCGTTGAGGAGGCGGCGCTGTGCGCGCGTCCAGTCGGCGACGGTCACCGCGGGGAAGTCGGTGCCCCAGGGCTCGCCGGTCTCGGGGTTCGTGGAGGCGGGCCCCGAGGAGCCGTAACAGGACCCCGGGATGTTCGCACAGATCACGTAGTACTCGGTGGTGTCGACGGCCTTCCCGGGGCCGACGATGTCGTCCCACCAGGCGTGGGCCTGCCCGGCGGTGTCGGCCCGTCGTCTACTGCCGGCGACGTGCTGGCTGCCGGTGAGAGCGTGGCAGACGAGCACGGCGTTGTCGCCGGTGAACTCGCCGTAGGTCTCGTAGGCGATCTCGAGGTCGGGGATCGACTCCCCGCACTCGAAGGTGAACTCGCCGAGCGAGACGGTCTCCTGCGTCATAGTACGTTGTCCAGGTCCGCGATCACGTCGTCGACGTCCTCGAGGCCCACCGAGAGGCGGACGAGGTCGGGCGTGACGCCGCTCTCGCGCTGCTGTGCTTCCGTGAGCTGTGCGTGCGTGGTCGAGGCCGGGTGGATGACCAGCGTCCGTGCGTCCCCGATGTTGGCCAGGAACTTCGCGATTTCGGTCTCCTCGCAGATTCGCTTCGCGGCCTCGAAGCCGCCCTCGGGGCCGAACGCGACCATCCCGCCGTAACCACCCTGGAGATATCTGCTGGCCGCGTCGTGCGTCTCGTGGTCGTCGAGGCCGGGGTAGGTGACCCAGGCGACCTCGGGGTGGTCGTCGAGGTACTCGGCGACGGCCTGAGCGTTCTCGCAGTGCCGCTCCATCCGGAGCTGGAGGGTCTCGACGCCCTGGAGGGTCACCCAGGCGTCGAACGGGGACTGCTGGTCGCCGATGCTGCGGGAGGCGCGCTGCCGGGCGGCCATCGTCACGGCGCGGTCGCCGAACCGCTCGGCGAAGTTCACGCCGTCGAAGGCCGGGTTGGGGGCGGCGATCTCGGGGTACTTCTCGGGGTGGTCGGCGAAGGGGAAGGAGCCGTCGGTGACGAGCACGCCGCCAAGGGTCGTCCCGGAGCCGTGGATCCACTTGGTGGTCGACTCCCAGACGACATCGGCGCCGTGTTCGAGCGGTCGACACAGTGCGGGCGTCGCGAACGTGTTGTCGACCACGAGGGGGACGCCGTGCTCGTGGGCGACGTCGGCGATGGCCTCCAGCGGCGGCGTCACCAGCGAGGGGTTGCCGATGGTCTCGCAGTGGACGTAGGCGGTGTCCTCGTCGATGGCCGCGGCGTAGGCCTCGGGGTCGAGGGTGTCGACGAACCGCGCCTCGATGCCGCGGCGACCGGCGGTGTGCGTGAGGTAGGCGTGGGTGCCGCCGTAGATGGACGAGGCGGAGACGACGTTGTCGCCGGCCTCGGCGAGGACGAGCGTCGCGGCGTCGAGGGCGCCCATCCCGGCCGCGGTGGCGAGGGCGTCGACGCCGCCCTCCAGCGACGCGAGCCGCTCCTCGAGGGCGCGGACGGTCGGGTTGGCGATGCGAGAGTAGACGTTCCCCTCGTCCTCCAGCGCGTAGCGGGAGGCGGCGATATCGGCGTCGGGGAACTCGTAGGAGGTCGTCTGGTAGATCGGCGGCGCCGCGGCGCCCGTCGACGGGTCTGGCCCCTGACCGACGTGGAGACACCGCGTGCCGAACCCCAGCTGCCCCCCGCCAGCCGAGGCCGACTCCGTTCCCTGCCGGTCCTCGTCGTTCATGTATAGCGTGCATATCACTCCACACTTCTATAACTACCAGTTACGGCAAGGTTTGCCCGTCCCGACAGTCGCCTCGCCCGCTGGGGATTCTTCGGCGGAGCGGTCGTCTCGTCCCGGCGCCCCGCGGCGAACCCCCTCGTTGCACCTGGAACATCGCAGACGGCGACGGGGTCGAGGCGCCGCTGACCACTTTCACTCCGGCGGGTTTCGTCCCCGGAAGCAGTGGTGCGGGGTGCCAGCCCGAAGACAGAGCCAACGGCTGTGGCCGTTAGCCACCCCCGAAGAGGGCCGCCGAACTAAACAACCCTCAGACCGGCTCAGTGTTCGATACACGAGCGGGCGGCGTGTCGTCCGTCATTCGAGGAAGCTGCGACCCGCCCGCTCGTCGGTCGACCGTCTGACATCTCCACGCGAAACAAAGGGGTAACCGAGCCGAAGGACATGGAAATCGCTTCCGTGGCGCGCGTCGCTACTGCCGTTCGACTTCGTGACGACCGAAGCCGTAGCGGAGCCGATTGGCGAGGCGGCGCGAGAACTTGCCGTCCTCGCCGACCCGGGAGTCGAAGCGCTCGCCGAGCGCCTCGTAGATGAGCGGGACGGCGACCTCCTGTTCGAGCGCCTCCTGGACCGTCCAGGTGCCGGTCGACCCGCCGGCGACGTGGTCGGCGACGTCGCCGAGGTCCGACCCCTCCTCGCGGAACGCCTCCTCGCAGAGCTCCAGCAGCCACGACCGGATGACCGCGCCGTTGTTCCACGTGCGCGCGACGGACTCCATGTCGAGGTCGTAGCGGCCCTCGTGGAGCAGTTCGAACCCCTCCCCGTAGGCCTGCATCAGCGCGTACTCGACGCCGTTGTGGACCATCTTCACGTAGTGGCCCGAGCCGAGCGCGCCCATGCGGTCGTGGCCGTCCGGCCCGGTGGCGACGGCGTCGAAGACGGGCGTCATCGCCTCGTAGGCCCACTCCGGGCCGCCGATCATCAGCGAAAAGCCGAGTTCCGCGCCGGCCGGGCCGCCGGAGGTGCCGCAGTCGAGGTAGGCGGCCTCGAGGGCCTCGCCGCGGTCGACCGACTTCTCGAAGTGGGAGTTGCCGCCGTCGACGACGACGTCGTCGGCGTCGAGGTGGGGTTCGAGTTCCTCGAGGGTCGCGTCGACGGCGTCGCCAGCGGGTACCATCAGCCAGACGCGCTTCTCGTCGGGGAGCCGGTCGACGAGGTCCGCGACGGAGTCTGCGGGTTCGGAACCCGCGTCGGCGGCCGCCGCGACGGCCTCGTCGTCGAGGTCGAACGCCACGACGTCGTGGCCCGCGTCCTGCACCCGGTCGACGACGATGCGGCCCATCCGGCCGAGACCGATAACACCCAGTTGCATACCCGGTCGTCGTCGGCCCGACAGGTGAGGATTGTGATTCGGGGCGGCTCGCCCGCTGGAAACTGATATAAATGGCCGGCTAGAGGCGCCGATAACCCTTTTTGAATAGTTGCAGTTGTCTCGATCCGAAACGATGCGTGGCCAGTTCACCCGGCGAGGGCTCCTCCGCCTCGCCGCCGCAGCCGGGATCGCCCCCAGCGTCGCGGGGGGCGCCTCGGCCGCGCTCCCGTCGGACCCGGAGGGGCTCGACGGGGTCGACGGCGACTGGTACGAACGCGAGTTCCGCAACTACGCGAAGACCCAGGAGGCCCCCGCAGAGCAGGCCTCCGACCCGGACTTCATGGTCCGCTGGCAGCGCCGCAGCCAGCGCAACGCCGCCAGCTACGCCGAGCGCGTCGCCGCCGAACCCGGCTGGCGGAGCCACGCGAACCTCTGTGCGACGTGGGGCGAGCAGTGCACCGGCGACCCCGCCCTCTACCGCGACGTCGACTCCCGCGACTTCTACGGCACCACCGGCGAGCGCCGCCGCGTCGCCTTCTTCGACCGCCAGGGCGCCCGTCTCTCCGGCCACCTCTGGACGCCCGTCGACGCCGACCCGGGCGACGACCTGCCGGGGGTCGTGATCACCAACGGCTCCGTCCAGGCGCCCGAACCGCTCTACTGGTGGGCCGCCCAGGCGCTCGTCGAGGCCGGCTACGTCGTCCTCACGTACGACCCGCGGGGCCAGGGCCGCTCCGACAGCGTCACGCCCGACGGCGCTCCCGGCGGCAACGCCAACGGCTCGGTGTTCGTCTCCAACCAGGTCGACGCCGTCGACTTCTTCCGGTCGACGCCGGAGTCGCCGTACGGTCCCAACGCCGAGTACGACCGCGGCGACGGCGCGCCCGTCGAACCGCACAACCCGGCGTTCGACCTGCTCGACCCCGACGTCCGCGAGTCCGGTGGCGACCGCCTCGGCATCGCCGGCCACTCGGCGGGCGCCATGGGCGCCAGCATCGTCCAGGGGTTCGCGGACGACGACTGGCCTGGCGTTCACGACGGCAACCCGGTCGACGCGGTCGTCGCCTGGGACAACCTCGGGGACGGCGACGACGTCGGCGGCGGACCCGCCGGCGCCGTCACCGACGCGACGGAGTTCGCCGAGACGGTCCCCGAGGGCGACGTCGAACCCCGCGTCCCGGCGATGGGCCAGTCCGGCGACTACTTCCTGACGCCGACGCCCCACGAGCGGCCGCCCGACCCCGACGCGAAGGCCACGGGGTTCGAGCGGTGGCGCGACGCGGACGTCCCCGCCTGCCAGTTGGTCGTCCGCGGCGGCACCCACTACGAGTGGTCGCTGCTCCCGACGTTCCCCGCGACGTCGTGGGACTTCGGCAACGCACTCGCCGAGCACTACACCGTCGCCTGGTTCGACCGCTGGCTGAAGGACCCTGACGAAGACGGCTACCACGACGCCGACGACCGGCTGCTGGCGGACGACGCCTGGGCCGACCACTTCAGCTTCCACTACCGGTCGAAGCGGGCCTTCCCGGGCCGCGACCGGCAGTACCACGAGTGCGACGACATCCGGGCCGGCTGCGACGCGCCGTCGCCGCCCGGGCAGTAGCCGCAGTGCAGAAGCGAGGTGGGAACCCGAATCGGAGAGCGCCGCCGGAACCGTCGTAAGCGAACCTTTTTACCGGGAAGGACCCACCGAACGGGTATGCGCGCGACCCAGTCGGTAGTACGTGGGCTGTAATCGCGCCTTCTCCGGGGGCGCACGTTCGAATCGCCTACCGACTGGTCTACGCGACACCCAATCATGAGCGAGGTTCCAGACGACTACGATCCCGACGAGGCAGAACAGCAGTGGCGCCGGCAGTGGCAGGAGTCGGATGTCTACGGCTACGACGACGACCCCGAGCGCCCCGACTACGTCATCGACACGCCGCCGCCGTACCCGACCGGCAACCTCCACATCGGGAACGCGCTGGGCTGGTGCTACATGGACTTCGCGGCCCGCTACCACCGGCTGCGTGGCGACGACGTCCTGTTCCCGCAGGGGTGGGACTGCCACGGCCTGCCCACCGAGGTGAAGGTCGAGGAGAACCGCGACGTCCACCGCTCCGAGGTCTCCCGCGAGCAGTTCCGCGAGTGGTGCATCGAGCACACCGAAGAGCAGATCGAGGCGATGAAGGAGACGATGCACACCCTCGGGTTCTCTCAGGACTGGGCCCACGAGTACAAGACGATGGACCCGGAGTACTGGGGGGAGACCCAGCGGTCCTTCGTCGAGATGGCCGACGACGACTACGTCTACCAGGACGAGCACCCGGTCAACTGGTGTCCGCGCTGCGAGACGGCCATCGCCGACGCGGAGGTCGAGAACGAGGACCACGAGGGCACGCTGTACTACGTCTCCTTCGACGGCGTCGACAACGACGACATCGAGATCGCGACGACGCGACCGGAACTGCTGGCGGCCTGCGTCGGGATGGCGGTCGACCCCGACGACGAGCGGTACGCCGACCGCATCGGCGACACCTTCGAGGTGCCGCTGTTCGAGCAGGAGGTCGAGCTCATCGCCGACGCGGACGTCGACTCCGACTTCGGCACCGGCGCCGTCATGATCTGCACCTTCGGCGACAAGCAGGACGTCGACTGGTGGGCCGAGCACGACCTCGACCTCCGGCCGGTGTTCACCGAGGACGGCCACCTGAACGACCTGGCCGGCGAGTTCGAGGGCCTGGCCATCGACGAGGCGAAGGAGGAGATCGCGACCGCCCTCCAGAAGTCCGGCCACCTGAACGACGAGGAGACCACCGAGCAGTCGGTCGGGCAGTGCTGGCGCTGCGACACCCCCATCGAGATCCTCTCGAAGGAGCAGTGGTTCGTCACCGTCGACCAGGGGGAGATCCTCGAGACAGCCCAGGAGGTCGAGTGGTTCCCCGAGCACATGTACGACCGCCTCGAGGACTGGGCCGAGGGGATGGAGTGGGACTGGGTCATCTCCCGGCAGCGCGTCTTCGCGACGCCCATCCCGGCCTGGGAGTGCGACGACTGCGATCACGTCGAGATCGCCGGCGCGGGCGAGGTCCCGGTCGACCCGACGACCGAGGCCCCCGCCGTCGGCGATTGCCCGCAGTGCGGCGGGCACGCCTGGACCGGCGAGACCGACGTGATGGACACGTGGATGGACTCCTCGATCTCGCCGATGTTCGTCGCCGGCTGGCCGGACGACGAGTTCGAGCCCGTCCAGCTGCGCGAGCAGGGCCACGACATCATCCGGACGTGGGCGTTCTACACCATCCTCCGGACCGCCGCCGTCACCGACGAGCACCCCTGGGAGGAGGCGCTCATCAACGGGATGGTCTTCGGCGAGGACGGCAACAAGATGTCGAAGTCCCGCGGCAACTTCGTCCAGCCCGAGGAGGTCGTCGAGGAGTACGGCGCCGACGCCTTCCGGCAGGCGATGGCGCTGGGCGGCCAGCCCGGCACCGACATCCAGTTCCAGTGGAAGGAGGTCACCTCCGCGAGCCGCTTCCAGACGAAGGTCTGGAACATCACGAAGTTCGCGTCGGGCCACCTCGACGAGGACACCCCCGCGATCAGCGACCCGGCGTACCGCGACGCCGACGAGTGGATCCTCTCGAAGTGCGCCCGCATCGCCGAGTCGGTCGCCGACGACATGGACGAGTACCGCTTCGACAGTGCGCTCCGGCAGGTCCGGGACTTCGTCTGGCACGACCTCGCCGACGACTACCTCGAACTCGTGAAGGGCCGCCTCTACGAGGGCCGCCCCGGCGAACGGAAGGCCGCCGAGCACGCACTCTACACCGCGCTCACCGCATCGCTGCGGATGCTCGCGCCGTTCGCGCCGTTCATCACCGAGGAGGCCTGGAGCCACCTGCCGACCGAGGGTAGCGTCCACGAGGCCGACTGGCCGGACCTCCCCGACTGCGACCCCGAGGCCGAGGAGCGCGGCGAGCTCGTCGCCGAGGTCGCGGCGACGGTCCGCGGCTGGAAGTCCGACGAGGGCAAGCCGCTGAACGCCGACCTCGACCGCGTCGAGGTCTACCTCGACGAGGAGCGCCCGCTCGACACCTACGACCTCGCCGACACGGTCAACGGCCCGGTCTACGTCGAGGAGGGCCGCCCGAACGTCGAGCTGGTGCCCGTCGACGTCGACGTCGAGCACAGCGAGCTCGGCCCGGTGTTCCGCGACCAGGCCGGCGACGTCGTGGCGGCCCTGGAGGCCGCCGACCCCGCGGAGCTGCAGGCCGAACTGACCACGAAGGGCCACGTCGAACTCGACCTCGACGGCGAGACGGTCACGGTCGAGGACGAGATGTTCGACGTCGTCGAGGAGCAGCGCGCCGAGAGCGGCGAGGAGGT includes:
- the uvrB gene encoding excinuclease ABC subunit UvrB gives rise to the protein MSDTGPLQPDRPDLDRPLEVDAPFEPAGDQPEAIRQLVEGYERGAEKQTLLGVTGSGKTNTVSWVVEELQQPTLVLAHNKTLAAQLYEEFRNLFPNNAVEYFVSYYDYYQPEAYVEQTDTYIDKDMSINEEIERLRHSATRSLLTRDDVIVVASVSAIYGLGDPTNYEGMALRLEQGQSFDREDLLKQLVDLNYERNDVDFQQGTFRVRGDTVEIYPMYGRRALRVEFWGDEIDRIMKVDVLNGEVVSEEPAALVHPAEHYSIPETKLEQAISEIEELMERRVSYFERQGDLVAAQRIEERTTFDIEMLRETGYCSGIENYSVHMSDRDSGDPPYTLIDYFPDDFLTVVDESHVTIPQIKGQYMGDKSRKDSLVENGFRLPTAYDNRPLTFEEFEEKTDRTLYVSATPGDYEREHSEQIVEQIVRPTYLVDPEVEVASAEGQVEDLMDRIENMPDEERVLVTTLTKRMAEDLTEYLEGAGVDVAYMHDETDTLERHELIRALRLGEIQVLVGINLLREGLDIPEVSLVAILDADQEGFLRSETTLIQTMGRAARNVNGRVVLYADDETDSMRSAIDETRRRRRIQTEFNEEHGHEPRTIEKEVGETNLPGSKTETGEVSGVEADDLDEAEELIERLERRMEEAADNLEFELAADIRDRIRQVRESFDELADPDDGVPTPDDEI
- the serB gene encoding phosphoserine phosphatase SerB, with protein sequence MLIAFDFDGTLSDSEMTVLLGEEAGVADEIDEITERAMNDEISYAESLYERAELLDGLEDDDVEAAFDRVELREGAADVIRALDDAGNHVAILTGGFDRGVSMALEKEDVYVDTIVANRLPMRNGKLTGEAEGPLIEGTKDEALKDLSEEVGIGMSETVAIGDGANDLPMLEVADLAIGYEPKPAVEPHCDVVVTSMAELQDLLEERNVV
- a CDS encoding O-acetylhomoserine aminocarboxypropyltransferase/cysteine synthase family protein: MFDRDDLYTDSLHAGQEADPTTGARAPPIYQTTSYEFEDAEHAADLFGLQEAGNIYSRIMNPTNAVLEQRMATLEGGVAALATSSGMASFDLATFILASAGDNIVSASSLYGGTYTYLTHTVERRGVETRFVDTLDYDAYEEAIDEDTAFVHCETIGNPALVTPDLERLADIAHDNGVPLFVDNTFATPALCRPLEHGADLVWNSTTKWIHGSGTTIGGVLIDGGSFPWGKHADRFPEVAKPNPAYHGINFEETFGEAAFAYAARTRGLRDLGNQQAPFDAWTTVQGLETLPMRMERHCENAQAVAEYLDDHPEVSWVTYPGLDSHETHDTASQYLDGGYGGMITFGLEAGYDAARKTVESTELASLLANVGDAKTLIIHPGSTTHQQLTDEEKQASGVTDDLVRLSVGLEDTDRIIADLDAAIDEAT
- the metX gene encoding homoserine O-acetyltransferase MetX, which translates into the protein MTQETVSLGEFTFECGESIPDLEIAYETYGEFTGDNAVLVCHALTGSQHVAGSRRRADTAGQAHAWWDDIVGPGKAVDTTEYYVICANIPGSCYGSSGPASTNPETGEPWGTDFPAVTVADWTRAQRRLLNELGVPHLHAVVGGSVGGMNVLDWAKRHPDHADRVIVIAAAARLDPQCLALDAIARRSITTDPNWNGGDYYGDDHPTEGLSLARQIGHVMYLSKSSMEDKFGRRSAGMDAGRDAFPTDPAAGFFPYREVESYLDYQGEKFAERFDANSYLYLTRAMDNYDLASGYEDDADALAAYDGEALLLSFTGDWHFTVAQSERLAEAFRATDARTAHHVVDSDHGHDAFLVEPDRVGPPLADFLDSGVAGKAVSDTAADEDAGDEFAPVHTSLFSD